GTATTAATCTGGACTTCCGATCTACTTCATTAGAAACATCGTAATGAATGACTCTGTATACATATCAAAACCTGACCATAAAGTTGCTGATATGGGAGAACATGAACTTACCAAGAATAGCCATCACTGTCCTTGAATCTGTAAGAATATATAGGAACATGTAAGTAACTTTGGATATAAAGATTCAAATGGATGAGATGGTAAAGCATATAAATCCATAAACAGAAATAATGAACATATAAAACAACTAACAACCTATGTACCTAGAATTGCATCAGTAATCATAACACGAGAAAGAATAGCAACAACCCAACAATTCCTATAAATTCAATAACTAATACCAAACTGATGATGGCCATGGAGGTACTTAAAGAGTCAGTACATTATACCACTCCCCCTCATCTCACATTCTGATGGTGGCCATCACTCTTCAGTGAAACTTTGTTAATATTTGTAAACAAAATGACCACTGTATTCACAGTATTCAAACTAATATTACCAAAACATCAAAAATAGAAAAACCAATCAAACTCAACTCACTTGGTGCAATCTGAGTCTTCCCAGCATCAATTGTAATATGATTTGGTAAATTAAGTGATTTTGCTCTGTCCTGACAAAATCAATAAGAATGTGATCACAATAGTAGAAATGTGTTAGTGCTTTTATGAAATTTCCAGCTTTGCTGAGACAATGTGATTGACTAGAACATGCAAGAAAGACATTGGTGTACGTCCTGCAAAAATATCTTGCAAATAATCTTCAGAACACTTACTTGCAAAACAAGCATCTCTTCTTCAGTTTCTACTTTTAGAACAACTTTGGGTTGTCCACACATCTCCCACCTGCATATCGACAAGACACCATTACATAGAATAAAGAGGAAGAGCCAAATTGATTAACAAAGAAAAAAAAGTCCAAAAACAGTGTGTCGCGCTACCTGTTTAAAGATTTAGGTGCCCGACGGAGGAGCTTTTTGTAGAGGCCCAAAGTCGCATGACTAAACAATGGAGGCACAAATTCGAACAATGAATTAGAACAGAACATAACTGATGCCATGCAACATCCTTAAACTGACTGTATAGTAAATTGTTAAGCAAGAGAGAAGGCATGTTATGAATTCATGAAATAACCAACCATATGTAACCAAACGTACCTGCATTGAGCAGCAATCTTCCCTTTGCCCATCTTCAGATCATTCCTGACCACCAACACCTGAGAAGAACGTGAACATCACTAAGCGAAAAGTAGTAGTTGAAATCAAACCGAGTAGAGTGAAATGTGGGGGAAAGAAGTACTACCATTTTGAAATCTTCGAGAATGTCAGCGAGCTTCTCAACGTCAAGGGGGTCACTGATCTTATCATTCTTCTTGTTCTTGTTCTTATTCTTCTTGCCGTTACCGTCACCGTCACTGGCAGCTGCTGCTTTGTGCTTGGCAAGTCTGGCGGCTCTAGCGGACACTAAAATGCGAGCAGGAGGGTAACGCGCGCCAAAGCAGTAGCCCAAAGCAAGCCAGCCTGCTCCTACTAATATCGCTCCCACCCATCCCAATCCCATCATCTCCTTTCTTTCTACTCCAAATAACACTCGGGATTACTCACCAAAACAAACAGTGACGTCAACGGAAATGGAGTTTGAATAGTACCTGATTCAGCTAACGGTGATCGGGAAGTCAGTAACCCTAGATCGGACGGCGGAGGCCCCCCGGCGGGTGCAGTTGAGGAGAAGGGAACAAGATTGGGGGTTCAGCTGAGTCGACAAGTTACCCTTTTGTGAAGAAATTTTCTTTCAAAATAAAAAAATAAAAAAATTATAGGCGGACTGGGCCTTAGTGGGCTAGGTAAAGCGTGCGCTGGCTAGGCGGTTTCCAAGTGGGTTGGGCCTAGGCAGACTAGTGGGTCCACATTTAAAAAACAAATTTAATCTCTCGTCTGCAAAGCTGTGCCACGTGTTGGAGAACCAGAAGCCGGCCTGTGACGGTGGAGACAGGACACGTTTAATATTCTTTAATATTTGAAAGTTCTAGAGGGTTGCTTGGTAGTGGGACAACGTAAGGTACGAACTCAGGGGCCAACAAATTTGACGTTGACAAAGTACGAGCCTACGCGCTGTAGAACCTTGTTCATGTTCATTTTTACTTTTTATTCCTTTTTCTTCTATTTCTTCTTGCAAAAATTATTTTTCTTCTTCTTTTTGAATCAATCTATTTCTTTGATAACTTTCAACTCCCGTCGTTTGATACATGTAGCATTAGGAAGTATATGTTATGTGATATTACAAATAAAGATTATTAATAATGCACGATATAAACGGATTTTATTTTAAGCACATTTAGTTGTTTCTTGATGTAAAACGACTCTTGTCTCAAAACTATAAGCTCATCTATATTAAGAGGTGACATTTTCACTATGGAATCCAAGAGGATGGTTAAGGGTTATTTGTGTTTGTAATTCAAGCAATTATTGTAATGGCCTATCCTTAGTGATAGTTTTTATAATTAATAAAGACTTAGCAAACCATTTTAAACCAGTAATCGGATGATTGATCAAATTTTCAAACACTCACCCGACCAATAATTGTTGGTGGGACTACCTCATAGTACACCTCACATACTCCGAGCATCCGAGTCTCACCAATGAGCACAAGCTAGCGAGCGCATTCAAAGGGCTCACACGTGGACGCACGTGTGAGAACTTTATGAAACGAGTGCGTTTCAGCTGTCTCTTCATATACGCGTCTCTCCGTATATAAAAGAAACCCTAAGTTCTGCACTTAGGTATATGAAATTCTCTGATCCAAACTCATAATCTAGTTGCTTCACTAGATGGATTCTTACTCAAGTGTCAGAGAGGCAACGTCTTTATGCCTTTTTATGCCCTCTCATGCTTCACTTGCATACCAATATTTGCAAGGTCAAACTTCGGTACCAACAATAATCAAGTAATCAACACATCAATTTTGTTTCATTTGATGTTTAATATTCATTATCATTTTATATTTTGTGTATTTCGTATCACTTATATTACGATAATAAATTTTAAGCAATTGTGTTGTATGTGCACATAGTAAACGAATATAACTCTATACAACCACGAGATCAAATGATATTAGATATAGTTTTCAACATATTA
Above is a window of Fragaria vesca subsp. vesca linkage group LG7, FraVesHawaii_1.0, whole genome shotgun sequence DNA encoding:
- the LOC101295083 gene encoding peptidyl-tRNA hydrolase 2, mitochondrial-like yields the protein MMGLGWVGAILVGAGWLALGYCFGARYPPARILVSARAARLAKHKAAAASDGDGNGKKNKNKNKKNDKISDPLDVEKLADILEDFKMVLVVRNDLKMGKGKIAAQCSHATLGLYKKLLRRAPKSLNRWEMCGQPKVVLKVETEEEMLVLQDRAKSLNLPNHITIDAGKTQIAPNSRTVMAILGPIEVVDDVTGGLKLM